A window from Salarias fasciatus chromosome 11, fSalaFa1.1, whole genome shotgun sequence encodes these proteins:
- the cndp1 gene encoding cytosolic non-specific dipeptidase produces the protein MNPEVLPFILLLFSTVRAFQYSELAQYVDSHQEEYVESLRDWVAIESDSSNVQKRADLHRMMEMAAEKLRLMGGTVELVDIGEQELPDGTTLTLPKVVTAQFGSDPNKHTVCVYGHVDVQPAKLEDGWATDPYNLTDINGNLYGRGASDNKAPVLAWIHAVQAYQALSMDLPVNVKFVIEGMEETGSNGLDAMILAQRDTFFSDVDYIIISDCGWLSRRPALTYGTRGNCYFFAEVEGPKQDLHSGVYGGTVIEPMTDLIGILDTLISPSGKILIPGIREAVAPLSDEEWKMYQDIQFDMENYKNKIGVNQLMYNNKVDLLAHMWRYPTVTIHGIEGAFSDPGTKTVIPAKVTAKFSIRQVPNMDPAMVKKQVSDYLHSVFAKRKSPNKLKVTMVIGAKPWLADTQHPLYEAGKAAVKRVFDMEPDLIREGGTIPIARTFQDVTGKSIIMMPIGGFDDGLHSQNEKMSRYNYIEGTKYFIAYLHEVSQITKTSV, from the exons ATGAATCCTGAAGTTCTGcccttcatcctgctgctgttttccaccGTCCGGGCCTTTCAGTACTCCGAGCTGGCACAGTATGTGGACAGTCACCAAGAAGAATATGTAGAG agtttGAGGGACTGGGTTGCCATCGAGAGCGACTCTAGCAACGTTCAGAAGCGAGCCGACTTGCACCGCATGATGGAGATGGCGGCTGAGAAGCTGAGGCTGATGGGAGGcacggtggagctggtggacaTCGGAGAACAAGAA CTTCCAGACGGGACGACGTTAACGTTGCCTAAAGTGGTGACAGCTCAGTTTGGCAGTGACCCCAACAAGCACACGGTGTGTGTCTACGGTCACGTGGACGTGCAGCCCGCAAAGCTGGAGGACGGCTGGGCGACGGATCCGTACAACCTGACTGACATCAATG GTAACCTCTATGGAAGAGGAGCATCTGACAACAAAGCCCCGGTTTTAGCCTGGATCCACGCGGTCCAGGCTTACCAGGCCCTGAGTATG GACCTGCCTGTCAACGTGAAGTTTGTCATCGAGGGCATGGAGGAGACCGGCTCTAACGGCCTGGATGCCATGATCCTGGCTCAGAGGGACACCTTCTTCTCAGACGTGGACTACATCATCATCTCAGACTGCGGGTGGCTCAGCAGGCGGCCGGCGCTCACCTACGGCACCAGAGGGAACTGCTACTTCTTCGCCGAG GTTGAAGGACCCAAACAGGACCTACATTCTGGTGTTTATGGAGGAACTGTGATCGAACCGATGACTGACCTTATTGGTATTCTGG ACACACTAATCAGTCCAAGTGGAAAGATCCTGATTCCAGGGATCCGGGAGGCGGTGGCTCCCCTCTCTGACGAGGAGTGGAAAATGTACCAGGACATCCAGTTTGACATGGAAAACTACAAGAACAAAATCGGTGTGAACCAGCTCATGTACAACAACAAG GTGGATTTGTTGGCTCACATGTGGCGATACCCAACTGTTACCATCCACGGCATTGAAGGGGCTTTCTCCGACCCTGGAACCAAGACCGTCATTCCTGCTAAAGTCACAGCAAAATTCTCAATCAGACAAGTTCCCAACATGGACCCGGCGATGGTGAAGAAACAG GTGAGTGACTACCTTCACTCCGTCTTCGCCAAGAGGAAGAGTCCCAACAAGCTGAAGGTCACCATGGTGATCGGGGCCAAACCTTGGCTGGCCGACACTCAGCATCCCCTCTACGAGGCTGGAAAGGCCGCCGTCAAGAGAG TGTTCGACATGGAGCCTGACCTGATCCGTGAGGGAGGGACCATCCCTATTGCTAGAACTTTCCAGGATGTGACGGGAAAGAGCATCATCATGATGCCCATCGGAGGCTTCGATGACGGACTGCACTCACAGAACGAGAAAATGAGCAG GTACAACTACATCGAAGGCACCAAGTATTTCATCGCCTACTTGCATGAAGTGTCGCAGATTACGAAGACCAGCGTGTGA
- the taf2 gene encoding transcription initiation factor TFIID subunit 2 yields the protein MNRKKDKGFESPRPFKLTHQVVCINNINFQRKSVIGYVELTIFPTVVNLNRIKLNSKQCRIYRVRVNELEAPLIYNDPTLEVCHHESKQRNLNYFSSAYTAAVSAVDPDAGHGELVIKVPSELWKQGDDLKVLKVYIEFSLDQPKGGLHFVVPDMEGSMAERGAHVFSFGYQNSSRFWFPCVDSYSELCTWKLEFTVDASMVAVSCGDLVETVYTHDMRKKTFHYMLPIPTAAPNISLAVGPFEILVDPYMHEVTHFCLPQLLPLLKHSMSYLHEIFEFYEEILTCRYPYACFKTVFVDEAYVQVSTYASMSIFSTNLLHSALIIDQTPQTRRCLAQALAQQFFGCFISRMSWADEWVLKGISGYIYGLYLKKTFGVNEYRHWIKEELDKIVDYELKMGGVLLHPTFSGGKEKDNPTPHLHFSIKHPHTLSWEYYKMFQCKAHLVMRLIENRISMEFMLQVFNKLLSLASTASSQKYQSHMWSQMLLSTHAFLKSISNVSGKDIGPLIKQWVDQSSVVKFFGSFAFNRKRNVLELEIRQDYTSSGTQKYVGPIKVTVQELDGSFNHTLQIEENSLKHDIPCHSKSRRNKKKKIPLMNGEEVDMDLSAMDADSPLLWIRIDPDMSILRKVEFEQADFMWQYQLRYERDVVAQEEAISALEKFPTPASRLALTDILEQEQCFYKVRMQACFCLAKIANAMVSTWQGPPAMKSLFTRMFCCKSCPNIVKTNNFINFQSYFLQKTMPVAMALLRDVQNLCPKDVLNFILDLIKYNDNRKNKFSDNYYRADLIEALTNSLTPAISINNEVRTVDNLNADVRLILEEITRFLNMEKLLPSFRNTITVSCLRAIRQLQKNGHIPSDPSLFRSYAEYGHFVDVRVAALDALVDYTRVERSSAELQWLLNMVQNDPAPYVRHRILGMLCKNPPFTKTTDSTLCNEALVDQLWKLMNSGTSHDWRLRCDAVNLYYTLFGLTRPSCLPLPELGLVLNLKEKKAVLNPTIKPELAVGAVMETPASIGIHGVGMSYSAVDEEPDPISLGVCGVGQPPQGLKRKAETPLGSPPEPGQILQQQDDDARGGRYKIRFNTMEDEDIDMETVHDSQAFIHHHLNLLERPSTPGKEPPSVEQPLLSMPATPVPAFPKEPGSASSKHGGEHGHHHHHHHHEHKKKKKKHKHKHKHKHKHDGKERDKERERDNSHAYSNSPASGRSLRSPSLSD from the exons ATGAACAGAAAGAAGGATAAAGGATTTGAGAGTCCACGACCTTTTAAATT gACCCATCAGGTGGTGtgcatcaacaacatcaacttCCAGAGGAAATCCGTCATT GGATACGTGGAGCTCACCATCTTCCCCACCGTGGTCAACCTGAACCGGATCAAGCTCAACAGCAAGCAGTGCCGCATCTACAGGGTCCGAGTCAATGAGCTGGAAGCCCCCCTCATTTACAACGACCCCACCCTGGAAGTGTGCCACCATGAGTCCAAGCA GAGGAACCTGAATTACTTCTCCAGCGCGTACACGGCAGCCGTGAGCGCCGTGGACCCGGACGCCGGCCACGGGGAGCTGGTCATCAAGGTGCCGTCCGAGCTCTGGAAACAAGGCGATG ATCTGAAGGTGCTGAAGGTGTACATCGAGTTCTCTCTGGACCAGCCCAAAGGCGGGCTGCACTTCGTGGTTCCAGACATGGAGGGCAGCATGGCGGAGAGGGGCGCGCACGTCTTCTCCTTCGGGTACCAGAACTCCTCCAG GTTCTGGTTCCCCTGCGTGGACTCGTACTCCGAGCTGTGCACGTGGAAGCTGGAGTTCACGGTGGACGCCTCCATGGTGGCGGTGTCCTGCGGGGACCTGGTGGAGACCGTCTACACCCACGACATGCGGAAGAAGACGTTCCACTACATGCTGCCCATCCCCACCGCCGCCCCCAACATCTCTCTGGCCGTGGGGCCCTTCGAGATCCTCGTGGACCCCTACATGCACGAG GTGACTCACTTCTGCCTGCctcagctgctgccgctgctcaaACACTCCATGTCCTACCTGCACGAGATCTTCGAGTTCTACGAGGAGATCCTGACGTGCCGCTACCCGTACGCCTGCTTCAAGACCGTCTTCGTGGACGAGGCCTACGTGCAGGTTTCCACCTACGCCTCCATGAGCATCTTCAG CACCAACCTGCTGCACAGCGCCCTGATCATCGACCAGACGCCGCAGACCCGCCGCTGCCTGGCCCAGGCTCTGGCTCAGCAGTTCTTCGGTTGTTTCATCTCCAGGATGTCGTG ggctgatGAGTGGGTCCTGAAGGGAATCTCAGGCTACATCTATGGACTTTACCTGAAGAAGACATTCGGAGTCAATGAGTACCGACACTGGATCAAGGAG GAACTGGACAAGATCGTGGATTACGAGCTGAAGATGGGAGGCGTCCTGCTGCACCCCACGTTCAGCGGCGGCAAAGAGAAAGACAA CCCGACGCCCCACCTCCACTTCTCCATCAAGCACCCCCACACCCTGTCCTGGGAGTACTACAAGATGTTCCAGTGTAAGGCCCACCTGGTGATGAGGCTGATCGAGAACCGCATCAGCATGGAGTTCATGCTGCAG GTCTTCAACAAGCTGCTGAGCCTGGCCAGCACGGCCTCGTCCCAGAAGTACCAGAGCCACATGTGGAGCCAGATGCTGCTGTCCACCCACGCCTTCCTCAAGTCCATCTCCAACGTCTCGGGCAAAGACATCGGCCCGCTCATCAAGCAGTGGGT AGACCAGAGCAGTGTGGTGAAGTTCTTTGGCAGCTTTGCCTTCAACAGGAAGAGGAACGTGCTGGAGCTGGAGATCCGTCAGGACTACACGTCGTCGGGAACTCAGAAATACGTG GGTCCCATCAAGGTGACGGTGCAGGAGCTGGACGGCTCCTTCAACCACACGCTGCAGATCGAGGAGAACAGCCTCAAGCACGACATCCCCTGCCACTCCAAGAGCAGAAG gaacaagaagaagaagatcccCCTGATGAACGGAGAGGAGGTGGACATGGACTTATCTGCCATGGA CGCCGACTCCCCCCTGCTGTGGATCCGGATCGACCCGGACATGTCCATCCTGAGGAAGGTGGAGTTCGAGCAGGCGGACTTCATGTGGCAGTACCAGCTGCGGTACGAGAGGGACGTGGTGGCCCAG GAGGAAGCCATCTCTGCTCTGGAGAAGTTCCCCACCCCGGCCTCCAGGCTGGCTCTGACCGACATCCTGGAGCAGGAGCAGTGCTTCTACAAAGTCCGCATGCAGGCCTGCTTCTGCTTAGCCAAG ATCGCTAACGCCATGGTGAGCACGTGGCAGGGACCACCGGCCATGAAGTCGCTCTTCACCAGGATGTTCTGCTGCAAGAGCTGCCCCAACATCGTCAAGACCAACAACTTCATCAACTTCCAGAGCTACTTCCTCCAGAAG ACGATGCCGGTTGCCATGGCGTTACTGCGAGACGTTCAGAACCTCTGCCCCAAAGATGTCCTCAACTTCATCCTGGACCTCATCAAGTACAACGACAACAGGAAGAACAAA TTCTCGGACAACTACTACCGAGCGGATCTGATCGAAGCCCTGACCAACTCTCTGACGCCGGCCATCAGCATCAACAACGAGGTGCGCACGGTGGACAATCTGAACGCAGACGTCAGGCTCATCCTGGAGGAGATCACCCGCTTCCTCAACATGGAGAAGCTGCTGCCCAGCTTCAGGAACACCATCACAGTCAG CTGTCTGAGAGCGATTCGCCAGCTCCAGAAGAACGGTCACATCCCCAGCGACCCGTCTCTCTTCAGGTCCTACGCCGAGTACGGACACTTCGTGGACGTCCGCGTGGCGGCGCTGGACGCTCTGGTGGACTACACCCGAG TGGAGCGGAGTTCAGCGGAGCTGCAGTGGCTCCTCAACATGGTCCAGAACGACCCGGCTCCGTACGTcag ACATCGGATCCTGGGAATGCTGTGTAAGAATCCTCCGTTCACCAAGACGACAGATTCCACTCTGTGCAACGAAGCTCTGGTGGATCAGCTGTGGAAGCTCATGAACTCtg GCACCTCCCACGACTGGCGGCTGCGCTGCGACGCCGTCAACCTGTACTACACGCTGTTCGGCCTGACCCGGCCGTCCTGCCTGCCGCTGCCCGAGCTGGGCCTGGTGCTCAACCTCAAGGAGAAGAAGGCCGTCCTCAACCCCACCATCAAGCCCGAGCTGGCCGTCGGCGCCGTCATGGAGACGCCCGCCAGCATCGGCATCCACGGCGTGGGCATGAGCTACTCAGCC GTGGACGAGGAGCCGGATCCCATTTCCCTGGGGGTGTGCGGGGTGGGCCAGCCCCCGCAGGGCCTGAAGAGGAAGGCCGAGACCCCCCTGGGGTCCCCTCCGGAGCCGGGCCagatcctgcagcagcaggacgacgaCGCCAGAGGAGGCCGCTACAAGATCCGG TTCAACACCATGGAGGACGAAGACATCGACATGGAGACGGTCCACGACAGCCAGGCCTTCATCCACCACCACCTGAACCTGCTGGAGCGCCCCTCCACCCCGGGCAAGGAGCCCCCGtcggtggagcagccgctgctgTCCATGCCCGCCACGCCCGTCCCGGCCTTCCCCAAGGAGCCGGGCTCGGCGTCGTCCAAGCACGGCGGCGAGCacggccaccaccaccaccaccaccaccacgagcacaagaagaagaagaagaagcacaagcacaaacacaagcacaagCACAAGCACGACGGCAAGGAGCGCGACAAGGAGCGCGAGCGCGACAACTCGCACGCATACAGCAACAGTCCGGCCAGCGGCAGGTCGCTGCGCTCGCCCTCGCTGTCCGACTGA